Proteins co-encoded in one Halorussus vallis genomic window:
- a CDS encoding potassium channel family protein translates to MYLIIVGAGSIGSQLIEVATRDNNDVVVIEKDPARADAAAAEYDALVLNDDATVLDTLEEAGGDRADALIATTQHDATNIMVSLLGQELEIPSIVSVVHNPEHMNIFRQIGVNVIENPQRLIAEYLYRAVKRPSIKDYMRVGERAEVFEITVAAEAPVADKTLSEAAGEGLFEDGILVVAIERDDGVLTPRGETRIRAGDLVTVFSEFGATPDVTDVFGHYEDHD, encoded by the coding sequence ATGTATCTCATCATCGTCGGCGCAGGGAGCATCGGGTCACAGCTCATAGAGGTAGCGACCCGGGACAACAACGACGTGGTCGTCATCGAGAAGGACCCCGCGAGAGCCGACGCCGCGGCCGCAGAGTACGACGCACTCGTACTCAACGACGATGCGACCGTCCTCGACACGCTGGAGGAGGCGGGCGGCGACCGGGCGGACGCCCTCATCGCCACGACCCAGCACGACGCGACCAACATCATGGTGAGCCTGCTGGGCCAGGAACTCGAAATCCCCTCCATCGTCTCGGTGGTCCACAACCCCGAGCACATGAACATCTTCCGCCAGATCGGCGTGAACGTCATCGAGAACCCCCAGCGGCTCATCGCCGAGTACCTCTACCGGGCGGTCAAGCGCCCGTCCATCAAGGACTACATGCGGGTCGGCGAGCGCGCGGAGGTGTTCGAGATCACCGTCGCGGCCGAAGCGCCGGTCGCCGACAAGACACTCTCCGAAGCCGCGGGCGAGGGCCTGTTCGAGGACGGCATCCTCGTGGTCGCCATCGAGCGCGACGACGGGGTCCTGACTCCCCGCGGCGAAACTCGGATTCGGGCGGGCGACCTCGTGACCGTCTTCTCCGAGTTCGGCGCGACGCCTGACGTGACGGACGTGTTCGGCCACTACGAGGACCACGACTGA
- a CDS encoding isoaspartyl peptidase/L-asparaginase, producing the protein MKVIVHGGAGSAPDEPTPRQEVLREAADAGAAEASVVDAAEAAVRVLESSPRFNAGVGGAVQSDGVIRTDAGLMTSDREAGAVCSMPGVEHAVSAARVVMEETPHVLVSGERAVDLAADFGVETDVDLWTEDSRERWDDLDSTPDGSPSEHLDWLREKFGGYAATSARDDGGPSPNPKDHDTVGAVAYDGDEFAAATSTGGRWLALAGRVGDVPQVGSGFYAAPAGAASATGAGEDIARATLTRRAVGHLESGHDARRAADLAIEEFAELTGSSAGVIVLDRNGDTGSAFNSEAMQTSVGGPE; encoded by the coding sequence ATGAAGGTCATCGTCCACGGCGGCGCGGGCAGTGCCCCCGACGAACCGACACCCCGACAGGAAGTCCTCCGCGAGGCGGCCGACGCCGGCGCGGCCGAAGCGTCGGTCGTCGACGCCGCGGAAGCCGCGGTTCGCGTCCTCGAATCGTCGCCCCGGTTCAACGCGGGCGTCGGCGGCGCGGTCCAGAGCGACGGCGTGATTCGCACCGACGCGGGCCTGATGACCAGCGACCGCGAGGCGGGCGCGGTCTGCTCGATGCCCGGCGTCGAACACGCCGTCAGCGCCGCCCGCGTCGTGATGGAGGAGACGCCCCACGTCCTCGTCAGCGGCGAGCGCGCGGTCGACCTGGCCGCCGACTTCGGCGTCGAAACCGACGTCGACCTCTGGACCGAGGACTCCCGCGAACGGTGGGACGACCTCGACTCGACGCCCGACGGCTCTCCGAGCGAACACCTCGACTGGCTCCGCGAGAAGTTCGGGGGCTATGCGGCGACCAGCGCCCGCGACGACGGCGGCCCGAGTCCGAACCCCAAGGACCACGACACCGTCGGTGCGGTGGCGTACGACGGGGACGAGTTCGCGGCCGCGACATCCACGGGCGGCCGGTGGCTCGCGCTCGCGGGCCGGGTCGGCGACGTGCCCCAAGTGGGAAGCGGGTTCTACGCCGCGCCCGCCGGCGCCGCCAGCGCCACGGGCGCGGGCGAGGATATCGCAAGGGCCACGCTCACCCGGCGGGCGGTCGGTCACCTCGAATCGGGCCACGACGCCCGGCGGGCGGCCGACCTGGCTATCGAGGAGTTCGCCGAACTCACCGGCTCCTCGGCGGGCGTCATCGTCCTTGACCGGAACGGCGACACCGGCAGCGCATTCAACAGCGAGGCGATGCAGACGAGCGTCGGCGGCCCCGAGTGA
- a CDS encoding winged helix-turn-helix transcriptional regulator: MTDDSRPVDGGSLFSNDADPDREWQRTWHAVRDVLGSKWAFHVVRALGVSERGFNDLKRELDGVTAKTLSERLGELRCLGFVEREVHATSPPTTTYRLTDHGERLAAVMDDVESLVEVVECPDGDCPMASEVAPECACDC, encoded by the coding sequence ATGACCGACGACTCTCGCCCCGTCGACGGCGGTTCGCTCTTCTCGAACGACGCCGACCCCGACCGCGAGTGGCAGCGAACGTGGCACGCCGTCCGGGACGTGCTGGGGTCGAAGTGGGCGTTCCACGTCGTGCGCGCGCTCGGAGTCTCCGAGCGCGGGTTCAACGACCTCAAGCGCGAACTCGACGGCGTGACCGCCAAGACCCTCTCGGAGCGACTGGGGGAACTGCGGTGTCTCGGCTTCGTCGAACGGGAAGTTCACGCCACGTCGCCGCCGACCACGACGTACCGACTCACCGACCACGGCGAGCGACTCGCGGCCGTCATGGACGACGTGGAGTCGCTGGTCGAGGTGGTCGAGTGTCCGGACGGTGACTGTCCGATGGCGTCGGAAGTCGCGCCGGAGTGCGCCTGCGACTGTTAG
- a CDS encoding outer membrane protein assembly factor BamB family protein, translated as MSDDEDVRLDRRAVLAGTAALGLSGSSTAVAKQFRTEATTDLDADTSVDWDRNAWPQVGYDAGNTNYSADADGPTGELTGEWVFEGEADLVERPIVANDTVYVVSGWPASGETLHALDAESGEEQWSADLPPYQEGYSFNASGLAVADGVLYASREKRTLAFDAAKGTKVWSVEHGGENLTVTDEYLVTSGDRTRVVSRADGSVQWKRDVRGPAVVADGKVIVSKSTDGDGGTVYAYALEDGELVWNRDSFSKDIAGITATESRLFVATTRTLYIYEFDGWELAGKQEYPESDVTEPTVGGGAVYVTIDGTLHAYDAKTGEERWHVQVGTNTGRPTVAGDILYYSVDKKDHSDSIDSDAHDEVHVRDPATGDLIAERDFPDVTGERDDGDSQIQGPLMPAYGRIYTASETYVTVFSEQSKSDDSDSGNQDDGSDDGDSKGDC; from the coding sequence ATGTCCGACGACGAAGACGTGCGACTCGACCGTCGTGCCGTCCTCGCGGGGACCGCCGCGCTCGGCCTGTCCGGGAGTTCCACCGCCGTCGCCAAACAGTTCCGTACGGAAGCGACGACGGACCTCGACGCCGATACCAGCGTCGACTGGGACCGGAACGCGTGGCCGCAGGTCGGCTACGACGCGGGGAACACGAACTACAGCGCCGACGCGGACGGTCCGACGGGAGAGTTGACCGGCGAGTGGGTGTTCGAAGGTGAGGCAGACCTCGTCGAGAGGCCGATCGTAGCGAACGACACGGTCTACGTGGTTTCCGGGTGGCCCGCAAGCGGAGAGACGTTGCACGCCCTGGACGCAGAGAGTGGCGAGGAGCAGTGGTCCGCGGACCTTCCGCCGTATCAAGAGGGCTACTCGTTCAACGCCTCGGGACTCGCCGTCGCCGACGGCGTCCTCTACGCGAGCCGAGAGAAGCGGACTCTCGCCTTCGACGCAGCGAAGGGGACGAAGGTGTGGTCCGTCGAGCACGGCGGCGAGAACCTCACCGTCACGGACGAGTACCTCGTGACAAGCGGCGACCGAACGAGAGTCGTGTCTCGCGCGGACGGGAGCGTCCAGTGGAAACGGGACGTGCGCGGACCCGCCGTCGTCGCGGACGGCAAGGTCATAGTCAGCAAGTCGACGGACGGAGACGGCGGTACGGTGTACGCGTACGCCCTCGAGGACGGCGAGTTGGTCTGGAATCGCGATTCGTTCTCCAAAGACATCGCGGGTATCACCGCGACCGAGAGTCGACTCTTCGTCGCCACGACGAGGACGCTCTACATCTACGAGTTCGACGGGTGGGAGTTGGCGGGGAAACAGGAGTACCCCGAGTCCGACGTGACCGAACCGACGGTCGGCGGCGGGGCGGTCTACGTCACCATCGACGGGACATTACACGCGTACGACGCCAAGACCGGCGAGGAACGGTGGCACGTGCAGGTCGGAACGAACACGGGGAGGCCGACCGTCGCTGGCGACATACTGTACTACTCGGTCGATAAGAAGGACCACTCGGACAGCATCGACAGCGATGCGCACGACGAGGTACACGTGCGCGACCCGGCGACGGGCGATCTCATCGCCGAGCGAGACTTCCCAGACGTGACTGGCGAACGGGACGACGGCGACTCCCAGATACAGGGGCCGCTCATGCCCGCCTACGGGCGGATTTACACGGCTTCCGAAACCTACGTGACTGTGTTTTCGGAGCAGTCGAAGTCCGACGATAGCGATAGCGGAAATCAGGACGACGGGTCGGACGACGGCGACTCGAAAGGCGACTGTTGA
- the map gene encoding type II methionyl aminopeptidase: MSESEVDLDAEKYEKHREAGEILAQVREEAADRVAVGTGHLEVAEYAEDRIRELGAEPAFPVNISIDEEAAHATPAADDDAEFGEEMVNLDIGVHVDGWIADTAITVDLSGNPDLAEASAEALDAALDVVEPGVETGEIGAEIESVIDGYGFNPVVNLSGHGLDQYQQHTEPNIPNRAVSQGIELQVGDVVAIEPFATDGTGKVTEGNKEQIFALEHEGSVRDRQARKALEQITEEFRTLPFATRWLDVPRAEMAMRRLKMANLVHGYPVLKEDDGCLVSQKEHTVIVTEDGCDVITE, from the coding sequence ATGAGCGAATCCGAGGTCGACCTCGACGCCGAGAAGTACGAGAAGCACCGCGAGGCCGGCGAGATACTCGCCCAGGTCCGCGAAGAGGCCGCCGACCGCGTCGCGGTCGGCACCGGCCACCTCGAAGTCGCCGAGTACGCCGAGGACCGCATCCGCGAACTCGGCGCCGAACCGGCCTTCCCCGTGAACATCAGCATCGACGAGGAGGCGGCCCACGCTACCCCCGCGGCCGACGACGACGCCGAGTTCGGCGAGGAGATGGTCAACCTCGACATCGGCGTCCACGTCGACGGTTGGATCGCCGACACCGCCATCACGGTCGACCTCTCGGGCAACCCCGACCTCGCGGAGGCCAGCGCGGAGGCCCTCGACGCCGCGCTCGACGTGGTCGAACCCGGCGTCGAAACCGGCGAGATCGGCGCCGAGATAGAGTCGGTCATCGACGGCTACGGCTTCAACCCCGTGGTGAACCTCTCGGGCCACGGCCTCGACCAGTACCAACAGCACACCGAACCCAACATCCCCAACCGGGCGGTTTCCCAGGGCATCGAACTCCAGGTCGGCGACGTGGTGGCTATCGAACCGTTCGCCACCGACGGCACCGGGAAGGTGACCGAGGGCAACAAGGAGCAGATCTTCGCGCTCGAACACGAGGGGTCGGTCCGCGACCGGCAGGCCCGCAAGGCCCTGGAGCAGATTACCGAGGAGTTCAGGACGCTCCCGTTCGCCACCCGCTGGCTCGACGTCCCGCGCGCGGAGATGGCGATGCGGCGGCTGAAGATGGCCAATCTCGTCCACGGCTACCCGGTACTCAAGGAGGACGACGGCTGTCTCGTCAGCCAGAAGGAACACACCGTCATCGTGACCGAGGACGGTTGCGACGTGATCACGGAGTAG
- a CDS encoding cation diffusion facilitator family transporter — MSRRTVVRRVGALVLAVNLLLVAAKGAVWWTTGSLAVGSEAVNSLADAAYSLVVLAGLYLTTRPPDFSHPHGHERIEPFVSLFVAVGVFAAGGAVLWRAATSILSGDVVVTTGPAAVVVLAGTAVIKFGLYRYCLSRADETRSPAVRATALDNRNDILTASAALVGVVGARLGFPILDPLAATVVAVSILYTGLEIVQDNVDYLVGSAPPDDLRLTIIRRALAHPDVEGAHDVIAHYVGPEIDVSLHIEVEGDRTLREAHDIETAVVESIRALDEVDDVFVHVDPKELGEWKDDASVDRLVDS; from the coding sequence ATGTCCCGGAGGACCGTCGTCCGCCGGGTCGGCGCGCTCGTGCTGGCGGTCAACCTCCTGCTCGTCGCGGCCAAGGGCGCCGTCTGGTGGACGACCGGCAGCCTCGCCGTCGGCTCCGAGGCGGTCAACAGCCTCGCCGACGCTGCCTACAGCCTGGTCGTCCTCGCGGGCCTCTACCTCACCACCAGGCCGCCGGACTTCAGTCACCCTCACGGCCACGAGCGCATCGAACCGTTCGTCTCGCTGTTCGTCGCCGTCGGCGTGTTCGCCGCCGGCGGCGCGGTGCTCTGGCGCGCGGCGACCTCGATTCTGTCGGGCGACGTCGTCGTCACCACCGGGCCGGCGGCCGTCGTCGTGCTGGCTGGAACCGCCGTCATCAAGTTCGGCCTCTACCGGTACTGCCTCTCTCGGGCCGACGAGACGCGGTCGCCCGCGGTGCGCGCGACCGCGCTCGACAACCGCAACGACATCCTCACCGCGAGCGCGGCGCTCGTCGGCGTCGTGGGCGCCCGGTTGGGCTTTCCGATACTCGACCCGCTCGCGGCGACCGTCGTCGCGGTATCCATCCTCTACACCGGCCTGGAAATCGTCCAGGACAACGTCGACTACCTCGTCGGGAGCGCGCCGCCCGACGACCTCCGCTTGACCATCATCCGCCGGGCGCTCGCCCACCCCGACGTCGAGGGCGCCCACGACGTCATCGCCCACTACGTCGGCCCCGAGATAGACGTGAGCCTCCACATCGAGGTCGAGGGCGACCGCACGCTCCGGGAGGCCCACGACATCGAAACCGCCGTGGTCGAGTCCATCCGGGCGCTCGACGAGGTCGACGACGTGTTCGTCCACGTCGACCCCAAGGAACTCGGCGAGTGGAAGGACGACGCGTCGGTCGACCGACTCGTCGATAGCTGA
- a CDS encoding TrkH family potassium uptake protein, translated as MTRRPTVRGVPADLATILRDVGALVLMQAGLMALSIGVAVVFREWYPALAFLLAGGVTAVVGATLRSAFDDAPNPKMKHGMVIAAGGWLATAVFGALPFLFAAHLTPPEVMASYVPAGVDTSGWEPIRVGSAATLSSLAYFQNPLHALFESMSGWTGSGLTMAVHEPSLPHAIQWWRSLIQWVGGVGVIVLTTAILARPGSGSYTLYQAETREERIHPSIIHTVQTVWRIFLAYTVIAIVVLFGAIMWTEPLSAPTAFWQALNHAMTGLSTGGFSVTDNSIASYDSPLVETVLLPIMTLGAIAFPIHYLMLTQRDPRALFADLQTRWLLILFAVGVAALTLQNALTPQLATAAFDGRSDAFRDSAFQFVSALTCTGFQSAPIRLWSAGGKLIVSFAMVLGGAAGSTVGGIKIIRGYTISKGIQWEFSRVFLPASAIANVRIGERVLGRNQMEREFSEAAIVSMLWLILLISSSVILVDVVGPDFTYADALFEVASAQGNVGLSTGITGPEMPAVAEGMFLLNMWVGRLEIIPVLVFLRSALFGLQPRR; from the coding sequence ATGACCCGTCGTCCTACCGTCCGCGGCGTGCCCGCCGACCTCGCCACCATCCTCCGGGACGTGGGGGCGCTCGTACTGATGCAGGCGGGACTGATGGCCCTCAGCATCGGCGTCGCGGTCGTCTTCCGCGAGTGGTATCCCGCGCTCGCCTTCCTGCTGGCGGGCGGCGTGACCGCGGTCGTCGGCGCGACCCTCCGGAGCGCGTTCGACGACGCCCCGAACCCCAAGATGAAACACGGGATGGTCATCGCCGCCGGCGGATGGCTCGCAACCGCGGTGTTCGGGGCGTTGCCGTTCCTCTTCGCGGCCCACCTCACGCCGCCCGAGGTGATGGCGAGTTACGTCCCCGCGGGCGTCGACACGTCCGGTTGGGAGCCGATTCGGGTCGGTTCGGCGGCGACGCTGTCGAGTCTGGCCTACTTCCAGAATCCGCTCCACGCCCTCTTCGAGAGCATGTCGGGGTGGACCGGGAGCGGCCTCACGATGGCGGTTCACGAACCGTCGCTCCCCCACGCCATCCAGTGGTGGCGCTCGCTCATTCAGTGGGTCGGCGGCGTGGGCGTCATCGTGCTCACGACCGCCATCCTCGCCCGTCCCGGCAGCGGGAGCTACACCCTCTACCAGGCCGAAACCCGCGAGGAGCGCATCCACCCGAGCATCATCCACACCGTCCAGACCGTCTGGCGGATATTCCTGGCGTACACCGTGATCGCGATCGTCGTGCTGTTCGGCGCCATCATGTGGACCGAACCGCTGTCGGCCCCGACCGCGTTCTGGCAGGCGCTCAACCACGCGATGACCGGGCTCTCGACCGGCGGGTTCAGCGTGACCGACAACTCCATCGCGTCGTACGACTCGCCGCTGGTCGAGACGGTGCTGTTGCCCATCATGACGCTCGGAGCCATCGCCTTCCCCATCCACTACCTCATGCTCACCCAGCGCGATCCGAGGGCGTTGTTCGCCGACCTCCAGACGCGGTGGTTGTTGATTCTTTTCGCGGTGGGTGTCGCGGCACTTACACTACAAAACGCGCTGACACCCCAACTCGCGACCGCGGCCTTCGACGGCCGCTCGGACGCCTTCCGAGACTCGGCGTTCCAGTTCGTCAGCGCGCTCACGTGCACGGGGTTCCAGTCCGCGCCCATCAGGCTGTGGAGCGCGGGCGGAAAGCTCATCGTCAGCTTCGCGATGGTGCTCGGCGGGGCGGCGGGGAGCACGGTCGGGGGCATCAAGATCATCCGGGGCTACACCATCAGCAAGGGAATCCAGTGGGAGTTCTCCCGGGTGTTCCTCCCCGCATCGGCTATCGCGAACGTGCGAATCGGCGAGCGGGTGCTCGGCCGCAACCAGATGGAGCGGGAGTTCTCCGAGGCGGCCATCGTGAGCATGCTGTGGCTCATCCTGCTGATTAGCAGCAGCGTAATCCTCGTCGACGTCGTCGGACCCGACTTCACCTACGCCGACGCGCTGTTCGAGGTCGCTAGCGCCCAGGGTAACGTCGGCCTCTCGACGGGCATCACCGGCCCCGAGATGCCGGCGGTCGCGGAGGGGATGTTCCTCCTCAACATGTGGGTCGGACGCCTCGAAATCATCCCGGTACTCGTCTTTCTGCGGTCGGCGCTCTTCGGACTCCAGCCCCGCAGGTGA
- a CDS encoding methyl-accepting chemotaxis protein: MEIDPRNSYTAKVVVGLAVVLLVGGTVGAYTYTSTNDQVRAQKEATLGGQAVVQADIVDTAVSGRMEDTRRFANRAYEIKTAVQDSAKERRDIRSFVQRQAELSDAVRRLHYVNSSTGRIEISSDDTYEGEAIAELNYDVPTAALEERESVVTLRSSVEGKSWVFFVPVGNYWMVSEVSVAAVTDRFHAVMEGTRTRVVNADGVVVLDTESGSAVGTQHVAGDGADSPAVTAGLAGDANTTVLAAEQAGAGERVVVGHDAIEGADWALVTYAPPATMFAVAQSVGQQILVLLGAVGLLLVGFAVVVERPTVKAVGVLSNHAEALRRGELDAAVESDRGDEIGDLFRAFDRMREDLRERIAESERAQSQAEEARREAERQQEDAEEARREAQRVNEHLEAKAEEYETAMAAAADGDLTARVSPDSDNRVVESMGRRLNDLLGELEATVAEVEAFADEVIAGTEQLAAGATEIRDAGEEVGEAVGTISEGTHEQRDRLGDVASETNNLSATIEEVASTADSVATTARETADRAESGRTAAEEAVDAIEDVEDTAGTAVSEVDELVERIHAVGDIVDIISDVAEQTNLLALNANIEAARAESGGEGFAVVAEEVKNLAEETQTHADDIEAHIEAIQDQTETTADRMRTARDELGDGADTVGDARDALLAVADSVEATNTGMQDINAATDEQAASTEEVAAMVDNVTEAADRTADETERVAASAQQQTAALNEVTTVVEELEGKAADLDAALAQFEVAAEGVDRAGRAGGVSGGETTDDVAPESSDDPVGDRTPVAKSVAGGLEDAGDSAGDDEDSDASLEDDFEKATPVSSDDD; this comes from the coding sequence ATGGAAATCGACCCGCGGAACAGCTACACGGCGAAGGTCGTCGTCGGCCTCGCCGTCGTGTTGCTCGTCGGCGGCACCGTCGGCGCGTACACCTACACGAGTACGAACGACCAGGTGCGCGCCCAGAAGGAGGCCACGCTCGGCGGGCAGGCGGTCGTCCAGGCCGACATCGTCGACACGGCCGTCTCCGGGCGGATGGAGGACACTCGGCGGTTCGCCAACAGGGCGTACGAGATCAAGACCGCGGTCCAGGATAGTGCGAAGGAGCGCCGGGACATCCGGTCGTTCGTCCAACGGCAGGCCGAACTCTCCGACGCGGTTCGGCGGCTTCACTACGTGAACTCGTCGACGGGCCGCATCGAAATCAGCTCAGACGACACCTACGAGGGCGAGGCAATCGCCGAACTCAACTACGACGTGCCGACCGCGGCGCTCGAAGAGCGCGAGTCGGTCGTCACGCTCCGGTCGAGCGTCGAGGGCAAGTCGTGGGTGTTCTTCGTCCCGGTCGGAAACTACTGGATGGTTTCGGAGGTTTCGGTCGCCGCCGTCACCGACCGGTTCCACGCCGTGATGGAGGGCACCCGGACGCGCGTGGTCAACGCCGACGGCGTCGTCGTCCTCGACACCGAGAGCGGGTCGGCGGTCGGCACCCAGCACGTCGCGGGCGACGGCGCCGACTCGCCCGCGGTGACGGCCGGCCTCGCCGGCGACGCGAACACGACCGTCCTCGCGGCCGAGCAGGCCGGCGCGGGCGAGCGCGTCGTGGTCGGCCACGACGCCATCGAGGGCGCCGACTGGGCGCTCGTGACCTACGCGCCGCCCGCCACCATGTTCGCGGTCGCCCAGTCGGTCGGCCAGCAGATTCTGGTGTTGCTCGGCGCAGTCGGCCTGCTGCTCGTCGGCTTCGCCGTCGTCGTCGAGCGCCCGACCGTGAAGGCGGTCGGCGTGCTCTCGAACCACGCCGAGGCGCTTCGGCGGGGCGAACTCGACGCGGCGGTCGAGAGCGACCGCGGCGACGAAATCGGCGACCTGTTCCGAGCGTTCGACCGGATGCGCGAGGACCTCCGCGAGCGCATCGCCGAATCCGAACGCGCCCAGTCGCAGGCCGAGGAGGCCCGCCGCGAGGCCGAGCGCCAGCAGGAGGACGCCGAGGAGGCCCGAAGGGAGGCCCAGCGGGTCAACGAGCACCTCGAAGCCAAGGCCGAGGAGTACGAGACTGCGATGGCCGCGGCCGCCGACGGCGACCTCACCGCCCGGGTTTCGCCCGACAGCGACAACCGGGTCGTCGAGTCGATGGGTCGGCGGCTGAACGACCTGCTCGGCGAACTCGAAGCGACGGTCGCCGAGGTCGAGGCGTTCGCCGACGAGGTGATCGCCGGGACCGAGCAACTCGCGGCCGGCGCGACCGAGATCCGCGACGCCGGCGAGGAGGTCGGCGAGGCGGTCGGCACCATCAGCGAGGGGACCCACGAACAGCGCGACCGCCTCGGCGACGTGGCCAGCGAAACCAACAACCTCTCGGCGACCATCGAGGAGGTGGCCTCGACCGCCGACTCGGTGGCGACGACCGCCCGCGAAACCGCCGACCGGGCCGAGTCGGGCCGCACCGCGGCCGAGGAGGCCGTCGACGCCATCGAGGACGTCGAGGACACCGCCGGCACCGCGGTTTCGGAGGTCGACGAACTGGTCGAGCGCATCCACGCCGTCGGCGACATCGTCGACATCATCTCGGACGTGGCCGAGCAGACCAACCTGCTCGCGCTCAACGCCAACATCGAGGCCGCTCGGGCCGAGTCCGGCGGCGAGGGCTTCGCGGTGGTCGCCGAGGAGGTCAAGAACCTCGCGGAGGAAACCCAGACCCACGCCGACGACATCGAGGCTCACATCGAGGCCATCCAGGACCAGACCGAAACCACCGCCGACCGGATGCGGACCGCGCGCGACGAACTCGGCGACGGCGCCGACACCGTCGGAGACGCCCGCGACGCGCTGCTCGCGGTGGCCGACAGCGTGGAGGCGACCAACACGGGCATGCAGGACATCAACGCCGCGACCGACGAACAGGCCGCCAGCACCGAGGAGGTCGCCGCGATGGTCGACAACGTGACGGAGGCCGCCGACCGCACCGCCGACGAGACAGAGCGGGTGGCCGCCTCCGCCCAGCAGCAGACCGCGGCGCTCAACGAGGTCACCACGGTCGTCGAGGAACTCGAAGGGAAGGCGGCGGACCTCGACGCCGCACTCGCACAGTTCGAGGTGGCGGCCGAAGGGGTCGACCGGGCCGGACGAGCGGGCGGCGTCTCCGGGGGCGAAACGACCGATGACGTCGCGCCCGAATCGTCCGACGACCCGGTGGGCGACCGCACGCCGGTCGCGAAATCGGTCGCCGGCGGTTTGGAGGACGCCGGCGACTCGGCGGGCGACGACGAGGACTCCGACGCCTCGCTCGAAGACGACTTCGAGAAGGCGACGCCCGTCTCCTCGGACGACGACTGA
- a CDS encoding HIT family protein, producing MDQIFAPWRIEWVERGDDEAEVEGCVFCEFFDGDDDREHLVVARSDRAFVMLNNYPYSPGHAMVIPRDHTGDYRALDEATLLDHARLKQRTFDALDSAFGPDGFNAGLNLGEGAGGSIDDHLHTHVVPRWSGDTNFMPVISDTKVVVEAIDESYDRLRAAFAEQDDAAVPEDDERAIRFDF from the coding sequence ATGGATCAGATCTTCGCCCCGTGGCGCATCGAGTGGGTCGAGCGCGGCGACGACGAGGCCGAAGTCGAGGGCTGTGTCTTCTGCGAGTTCTTCGACGGCGACGACGACCGCGAACACCTCGTGGTCGCCCGGAGCGACCGGGCGTTCGTCATGCTCAACAACTACCCCTACAGTCCGGGCCACGCGATGGTCATCCCGCGGGACCACACCGGCGACTACCGCGCGCTGGACGAGGCGACCCTCCTCGACCACGCCCGACTCAAACAGCGGACCTTCGACGCGCTCGATTCGGCCTTCGGACCCGACGGCTTCAACGCTGGATTGAACCTCGGGGAGGGCGCCGGCGGGTCCATCGACGACCACCTCCACACCCACGTCGTCCCGCGCTGGTCGGGCGACACCAACTTCATGCCGGTCATCTCGGACACCAAGGTCGTCGTCGAGGCGATAGACGAGAGCTACGACCGACTCCGGGCGGCCTTCGCCGAGCAGGACGATGCGGCGGTTCCCGAGGACGACGAGCGCGCGATTCGGTTCGACTTCTAA
- a CDS encoding DUF7835 family putative zinc beta-ribbon protein → MATQNQNFQAITESCDECGRDTPHEVSVQIRTESQKRENAEFSREPYRVTECQVCGETSSQRMNNA, encoded by the coding sequence ATGGCTACACAAAATCAGAACTTCCAGGCCATCACCGAATCGTGCGACGAGTGCGGACGCGACACGCCTCACGAGGTGTCCGTCCAGATTCGCACCGAGAGCCAGAAGCGAGAGAACGCGGAGTTCTCGCGCGAGCCCTACCGCGTCACCGAGTGTCAGGTGTGCGGTGAGACGAGCAGCCAGCGGATGAACAACGCGTAA